GGTCCTAGTCTGCACGTAGTATATAGGATTGCATGAGTATAGTATTTAGATCACGTTACCTTAGAGTTTGCGTCCTAATAGAAGTCTAAACATAATAATACTAAGTCATGTACTAAGGAGTTTTAGTATATTTAGGATTATGTGTTTGATAGTAATTAGGATTGCATTAGTTAATGGTTAAATAATGTTTATCTTGTTTAAGAGTCATGATAGGAAAGGAGTGTCGTTTAGATAGAGTTTTCATTAATATATCTACTGCATAAAGAGATATTATTCGATCATATGTTTGTTAGAGTCTTAGGATAAAAGTCTATCATGATAGAGTTCTATTAGGTCTAGGATtcctaaataaaagataaacataaaatatatcttctaGGGTTAATAGATAACATGCATCACTATATATACTGCATTCATAAGTCTAGGAAAATTGTCTGACTTAGTGGTGTTACGTGCTTAAGTTAAATCTACATTATAACCCACGTCAGTACCGTCAGTTCCTGTTCCACATACGTAGTTCCTGCTCCAGCAGAATTCCAGATTCTATTTGTTATTCTATCTTTTATACTTGAGAGTTGGGAAGGGGTTTGAGTGAACCTTGTAATTGAGAGAATCAGCTTGAGTCGAGCTGAAGAGTTGAGAGAGAAGATCTCTAGAGAGATCATTGAGAAGGAACGGTTGAGGGACTGTTCATAAGGGAGTTGAGTTTAGGGAACTGTGATTTTCCTAATTAGTAAAAGGGTTTAAGTCCCtacggggccgtggtttttcctctctattagggtagagaggtttccacgctaaaatctctcttgcaatctcttaatgtttttaattccgcgaaaaagtagatccaacatctacaaacactaattcaccccccctcttgtgttgttcatctaaactaacaattggtatcagagccggtgCTCTATATTTTACAGGTAATCCTGATGAGTGATCCGGGAAAAGATGAACAAAGTTATGAAAGAAACAGTTCCCACAATTCTGCTGTTCCTGATGGACGAAAAGGAGGATAGCAcgtatttgatgatgatgattaacaCAAAGATTGAAGAAAAATAATTGGAGGTAAATTTTCAATCTTTATGATATTATTTATGTTCGCTCTTAATTGTTAAATATTATGAACATCATACGTTATATATTATTGGCCATATGTGTGTTCATTCCGTAACGCAGAAATAGAAATCAACGATTGATTGTGAGCAACCTTGAATTAACCATGTTCATTTACAAGTTTTCAATAGGGCTTtgctttaaatttaaaatagttCTTGCGGTTTTGAAGAGGAACAAAGTGGTCTTGTTTGTTTCACAATTCcagcaaaattaaaattttctacTAGTCTTGTCGatattaaaaatatttctatttttccaAAAGGTttgaaatataattttattatctTGAATCTGAAAAGTTTGATTTTTAAATAGATTTTAAAAATTGCAAAGAATttgtttcataaatattttaccaGGAACATGTGTGCAACAAGACTTGTTAAAAGCAATATTGATTTGAGATATCAAAAATTGTTTTTGCAAATTGTCGAAAAGGTCATGTAACCTGAATTGAACCACGTGACCATGAACACCAAAATTATTGAGATGGAACTGAGATTCGTTGTTCCTTGTGTTGTTTTCGGTAAAACAATTTTTGGTTCCAAAAGAGTTTTGAAATCTGtgtttaaaaattattgaacTTCTTCATAAtgcaaataaaaaggaaaaatcagattttcaaaataaaattttcaaaatttgaaTTTACTAGGAACAACCTATATATCGTTTATGGAACAAGTCATATCAATTTCAAAACACGTTTTACGAATCAAAATAAGTTTCTTATTGGTGAAGTGTTGAACACATGTAGAGAACTTATATGGAAAATTCCGACTTTGAGTTTTGAATTGACTTTGATGGAACTAAGACATGTTCCTACAACTGTTTCTAGTAAAGATGACCTTATCTATTTTAAGAATTTGAAATCCGACTTTAACTGTTTTAAATACGATATTTATGTGTCGTCAATGGAAGAGAAGGTTTTCAAATCATTTCAAAAATTATCAATCTTCATCTCACTAGAAACAGTACAAGGAACAGATCTGGAGGAACTGATTGTTCCTACTTATGGGAACTGAATTATTTAAGCAgtgttattttaatattttcaaggTGTATGCCTAAAGTCAAGAAGGTTATGCATTATGAACTATTTACTTATTCAGTACCATATGAATGCATAATTAATCTTGTTAGTATTAGTAGTATAGTAAAacatgtttaaaaaaaaaaaaaaaaaaaaaggcacaTCTGACTACTCCTACTAACAACAAGGGACTCAAGCAAATTTGAGTACCCAAGACCAAGAACTGATCTATTTTGCAGGCCATATGTGAGAAAAGACAATATAAAgctcatgacaaaaatgttaTTCATGCACATATTTGAAGACATATAAGTGTGTCTcacgaaaaaaaaaactttaaaagAGATTCTAGCAGAGAAGTTGTGTTACATGTTTATATCATCATGCAAGAGATCTATAACGAAGAAATGGACAGCAAACAAATCACacaaaaaggaaaggaaagatGGTGTATCCCTTAAGGTCCGTTGAAATATCAGGAACAGACGCAGTAGGAACTGGATAAGGAAACAGTAAAAAGTCAAATCCAGTTCCTCCACAACAAGTCAGTTCCCTGTAATCAAGATGGATGAAAACAACGAACAAGCTCATATGGATCAAAttgaagtttccaagactaTGATAAGGAGAATGAATTATGAGTGATATTAAGAAGGGAGCTTAATCAAAATCCTTATTTACTTTGTGTGAATTACTTTGTTTCCTTTATTTCTTATATTATTAACTTCACTTTGTGTTTGGTTAGTTGTGCAAATTAACGATAAGGTTTTGAAGGAAAAGAAATTGAAGCGTTAAAATATGTTCCACGTATCAAGGGAACAGAGACCAAGATTTGGCGGAACGACTGAAGTACTTAAGAATACAGGAACGAAAACCAACGTATCCATAAGAAGGCTTTGACGCTGACGCACAAGTTCCTGGTCCAACTCATGAGGAACTCAATTTCAGAAATATAACAGAAGTTCGGGAACAACTCTCTTAGTGAATGGACAACAAGGAACATCAACAAGGTGTACTGTTGTAAGTACAAAAGAGACTATCAAAAGGGAGTATTCACGTCTAGAATTTTCTGTATATTTAtgctttaatatatatttatttcttgaAGACTAACCTACTAACCTTATAATTGCACAAAAGATTACATTTGGGTCTTAATTTTAGATTACATCATTGTGAGCGAAAACAAAGATGCTTTACTGGTTAATAAAGACCCCAAACTGGCCAATGCAACTTATTCCTCAGATCTACGAGAGACAAACCAAGATGAAGAAGCATGGTCAAGCATAAAGACCAAAGGAAATAGAACGagttcctgttcagatgaaAGAGGAACAGGGAACAGGGAGCAGTTGAGACGAACCATTCAGCATCACTTAGAGCGTTCCAGCAAAGAAGAAAAGAACGCGAACAAGATCTCAACAAATTAAAAGGTGTCACAAGGAGCAACTGGAGTACATGTGAAACTAACACTTAATGAAACTCGTAAGCAAGCCATCAATGATCAAACCATATCCAATGTTTTCAAGCAAGTTTGAACCATGTGAGGTATAACACTCTTACTCATATTAATGATGTGTCAAATTGCAtgaatatcgcaccatttattTTAAGCAACTTTCTAAATGCTATTTCATGTGAATAAATGCTTTTGATGCTATCACCAAGTAGTAAAGGAACAAGACTTGCTGAAACTAACATGAGCATAAAGTACTCTTTTCCCAAATGAACTTTTTCGTTTAGGGCCCTTGTACACTTTTCAATTGAAGTAAATCATGCACGCCTATAAGTCAATGTGTCACACTCAATTCTCATGTTTTAAAAGACATATTCACTTGCCCAAAATTATTAGAGGACTCGTTGAGAAATTTGGATGTTGTcccaatacaaaattcctaagttGCCAAAGGAACAATGAAAGAAACGTTGAAGGAACAAGGCAGTAGTGTTCCTGAAATATTGCACTTCTTTTTAAATCTTTTAGAGGGAACAAACTTTCAATACCAATATCATTCCCCAAGTCAGGTTTGTGTTTTCGTGATTGGGTTGAGCCTACCCAGGCCGAGCCATTAGCATAATTCTACAATCTTATGATTGTGGGTGTGTGCTAAGTTCAATCATACTCTACAATCCTGATCTTGTCTTTCTCCATATCATCTTTCAATAATTTTGAATGTTCTTTCCTTATCTCATATCATATGTGTACTCTACCACTTCACACTCTCACTACCCTTGAACTCCAAAAATATATTCTTCTTTCCTATGGTTCGACGATGCATGAAGAGTAATAATTATGAATATGTTTTGAGAGGGAAGTCAAATATGAAGTAGAAGCAGCGGGTTATTATTTATCAATAAAAGCTTTGAAGGAAAATCACCGTATGATGTACGTATCACATAGAAATTTACTAGGTATCATATGGAACTTCACTTCTACAAGGTTCCGCATGAAAGAAGATGGTAAGGAACTCAGGGGGAATAAGGTAGGGAACATTGAAcatgattttgatattcgatgGTGGAACTtatatttaatggtaagtcctTTCTATATTACTATATGATCTTATACTCTAGGAAAGCTCAAAATTTTGTAATGACGCctttgtttcaaaaaaaaaaaaaaaaaaaaaaatcaaaaaaaaaaaatcaaaaaaaaaaaatcaaaaatcaaaaatcaaaaaaaaaaaaaaatcaaaaaaaaaaaaatcaaaaaatcaaaaaattgaagCAAAGGTGATCAATTCTtgtactttattattttctcctaGAATTCAATTATTATGAAGAATATCAATGAGTTACAGAAATTTAAACTCATACACTCGTTGAGCAGTAAAGGAACAGACGGTTCTAGGACCAGGAACAGGAAAAGGAAGCAACACTAATGTTAGTTCCTGTTCCACTAAACTTGGTAAGTTGAACAGCCACTGCAGGCACTGATTTCAACAGTCAGTCCATGTTTCCCTATGATGTCAGTTCCTTATGGAAGATTGGTGATATATGGGAACTTGGTACGATAAGGTGCTACATACAAAGAGATGGAGGTGTGTTGGGTTTGGTTTCATATTCATTAAAAAGCTCTAATGATTGTTGAGGACCTCATTTAAAAGAAGAAACCACAAACACATCATCTACCCTTGGTTCCCTCTACTCGATTATTCACCAAGCCTTTTCTTCACACCATTTCTACTTAATTCTCGCCCTTGGCAATTAATAATGAAACCATTTTCTTCTAACCTTTTTTTGATATTATTTGTCAAGTTACTTCATTGCTTCTAACATTGGGTCTTTGGATTGTGAATTGGAATTATGTAGCAACAACATCCTTAGTTCAAAATTGGAAACTCGAGGACTTTTGGGACAAACAAGTGTCTAACCTATAAGGTGGTGTGTGTGACATATAAACTCAGGGTGTGTATGGTTAACCTAAAAAGATTGTGTGCAAAGTAACCCTTTTCGATAATGCCAAAAGGGGGAAGAGTATGTATGATGCTTATTGTTTGatataatacaatctaaatccttaTCTATATGGTGTTTATTAGTATTGCTCTTACTATGTCATTATACTTGTTCATAAGTTGTTGGTTTACAAAATTAAGGGGGAATAAGTGTAATCGATTTATTGCTTAAATTGTGATAAGCATCAttagtttgtcatcatcaaaaagggggaaattgttgagtaatgaggttttgatgattgtaaactaatgatgattatctatttaacaTGTGTGTCAAGATGCGCGCAGGATGAACAAGTTATGATTGAAACAAGAAACAAGTAACACGAGCAATGAGAAGTTATTGTTCACTAAAGTGAAGATGGCTACGTCATACATGTTGTTTATATGTAAATTAGCATTTACATTGGTAAACTTCATGTGGTAAGTACAGTGACAAAGGAAGAACGAAATGATACTTTATATGGTCCAGCAGGAACAACCAGAAAGAGATCAGAAACTGTTTATCAGAGTTCCTAGTTGTCTGACTGTTCCTGTTCCTAGTCACATGTACGACATGTACTTGTATGCGTTAATAGAGTTTAGGAGTGCATATAATACTTTCATATTTGCATCCTAATATGTTTGTTATACTGTAGGTAAGAGTCCATATTGGGATAAGTTGTTTATTAGACGTAGGATTTTGCATTAGTCTAGGTCTCTCATATTATCCTATCATAAGTACATATAGTTGTATGTGCTTAGGACTCTTCATATAGTTAGATATGCATTAGGAGTCTTGTAGGAATGCATATCATAGCTGGTgtcatttatcatatattatgATGTATTGTAGACGGTTTAGGAgtctaagagttttagtttgcATAAGCATTTTAGGAAAGATTAAATGCTTAGAGTTTAAGCTTTCATAATTAGTATTATGCGTAATATAGGACTGTTTAGATTCACTGTATTTTAGGTATTTGAGTCACATAATATTTGCCATACATATTAAAGTTCTTATTAGGGTAGGAATATTATTTATGtattaatatattatattccatattatcctatgtgtattttagtcaagcaaatattataatatatgatttatgcaTATCTATCATACTTGACTCAATATCTAACGTGGTTTATTATGCATGCAAAGAAATGATAAATGACGTGTGTAGGTAAGACTTTGAAGAAGACCCAAAGACTTACAGGAAGAACGAGGATTCAAGAGTTAGAGAATCCAAGAGAAGAGGAACTTGGACTCGAGGAGAATTAAGAGTACAAgtacagagaaagagaagagaagaaaatcTAGTAGCATTAGTGTGCTTAATAGATTTGTTTTAGAAACTGAAAGTTCGGAGCTGGTGGAACAACGTACGTGGAACAGTGTCAATGACGAGGGTACTGGTCCTAGTCTGCACGTAGTATATAGGATTGCATGAGTATAGTATTTAGATCACGTTACCTTAGAGTTTGCGTCCTAATAGAAGTCTAAACATAATAATACTAAGTCATGTACTAAGGAGTTTTAGTATATTTAGGATTATGTGTTTGATAGTAATTAGGATTGCATTAGTTAATGGTTAAATAATGTTTATCTTGTTTAAGAGTCATGATAGGAAAGGAGTGTCGTTTAGATAGAGTTTTCATTAATATATCTACTGCATAAAGAGATATTATTCGATCATATGTTTGTTAGAGTCTTAGGATAAAAGTCTATCATGATAGAGTTCTATTAGGTCTAGGATtcctaaataaaagataaacataaaatatatcttctaGGGTTAATAGATAACATGCATCACTATATATACTGCATTCATAAGTCTAGGAAAATTGTCTGACTTAGTGGTGTTACGTGCTTAAGTTAAATCTACATTATAACCCACGTCAGTACCGTCAGTTCCTGTTCCACATACGTAGTTCCTGCTCCAGCAGAATTCCAGATTCTATTTGTTATTCTATCTTTTATACTTGAGAGTTGGGAAGGGGTTTGAGTGAACCTTGTAATTGAGAGAATCAGCTTGAGTCGAGCTGAAGAGTTGAGAGAGAAGATCTCTAGAGAGATCATTGAGAAGGAACGGTTGAGGGACTGTTCATAAGGGAGTTGAGTTTAGGGAACTGTGATTTTCCTAATTAGTAAAAGGGTTTAAGTCCCtacggggccgtggtttttcctctctattagggtagagaggtttccacgctaaaatctctcttgcaatctcttaatgtttttaattccgcgaaaaagtagatccaacatctacaaacactaattcaccccccctcttgtgttgtTCATCTAAACTAACAACTTGTTTCTCATAACTCTATCACTAAATCCTAAAGAGAATACCGATCGAATTTGGAGATTTACTTACCTGAGTAGCAATGGCTTTGTAAACATTCAAACTGTTTCCTCGCCACAGGGAAATGATCCCGTCCTGTTTGAGTGTTCTATAAAAGCAGTCCTCCATGCCCTTGTAAGGAGTAGATAAGAAACCAGATTTAATCAACTCATTCTGATTTTGTATCAGGAGATGGACTCGTTCAATGGGCGCCATAGTTGTGTTAGCAGCAACAGTGTATATTCCTTCCGCCAAATGGAAAGCTATCAACACTTCTTTACTTATAGGCTCCTGATTAGATGCTACTGGAGGTAAAGGCACTGGATGTGAAAATCGATGAAATTTCCGGTAACTGTCGAACAGCACAATTATCCCATTACCTTGATTCATGTCAATTGTCAAAACAAAGTTTGCCTTGCTCCTACCTAATCAATGTTATATATTTCTGATAGAATATGGAAAGTATTGAGTCAACAATATTtttgtaaataatatattttgtaATTATGTAGTTTACCTTAGGCACAATATTAGGAAAAATAGTTGCAATTAGTTGCTAGTCTTCAGCCGtgaattacgttgtaaactacTGTATATTAATCTCCTAAGATAATGAGAATAGCAAGGAAATAATCTCTTTCATGGTATCAGATACTAGGGTTTTCTCCTTCTCATCTCCACATTCTTCTTCCGCTGCCCTAGTCTTCCTCTTCCCTCTCTAATTTTTTCCTTCAATCTTTTCGTGTGCTCCATCCATGGCAGACACCAAGTTCCACCCGGCCTTGACTGTCTCCAACATCAAGAATCATATTTCGATCACTCTTGAGATGGACACGGAGAACTATTCGGCTTGGGCCGAATTATTCAAACTTCACGCACGCTCTCACCGTGTTCTTTCCCATATACTGCCGACTGGGAAGGAACAGGCTCCTTCCACCGACGACGAGAAGGAGTTGTGGTCCACCTTGGATGCCACGGTGCTTCAATGGGTGTATGCAACCATCTCCAATGACCTATTGCATACCATCATCGAAGAAGATATCACGGCAAAGGAGGCATGGGATCGCCTCCGTAACATCTTCCTCGACAACAAAAATTCTCGTATTGTAGCCCTGGAACAACACTTTACTCATGTTAAGATGCGGGATTTTCCGCATGCTTCTGCATATTGTCAACGACTCAAACGTCTGGCCGATCAGCTCAAGAGCGTGGGTGCTCCGGTCAGCGAGAGCCGTCTTGTTCTTCAACTTGTGGCTGGCCTCACCGAGGCATACAAGAATTTGGGCACCAATATACGGCAAAGAAAACCCCTAACGCCGTTCACCGAAGCCTGCTCCAGTTTGCGCTTGGAAGAGAAGGCGCTGGCTGACATGACCGACGAAGCTCCGGCGGCTATGGTAGCTGCCACTCACTGCGACTTTGAGGATTCGCAACCCCATGACCACTCGGGCCATCACAACCACCACAACCGCGGTAAGAATCACCACAAGAATCGTGGTAATGGTGGAGGGAAAAAGAGTGGGGGTGGACGGGGTTCCGGCGGAAACGGCGGCAGACGCCGTGGTGGTAGCCGTAGCTCCGGCGACGCACAACAGATCCCAGCACAGCAGTGGCCAGCTCCTCCTTCGTGGCCTTGGGGATGGATGCCACAATGGGCTCCTCCATGCCCATACCCAACTTCACAGTGGCGTCCAATTAATGTTTCTGGCCCAGCCATGCCAATGGCCCAACCAGGAATCTTGGGAAGCAGGCCACCACAGCAGGCCTTTGCAGCAGGCCCAGCTCCTCAGTGGACTCCACACACACAGTGGGCTCCAACAGATATTGAAGCAGCCTTGCACACAATGACTTTTGGCCAACCAGATCAGAATTGGTATATGGATACCGGTGCCACATCCCATATGACGTCCGATAACGGTACTCTCTCGTCTTATTTAAATTTGAGCAATCATAATACTGGTATTATTGTTGGTAATGGACATTCAATTCCAATTCGTGGTTGTGGTCATGCTACATTATCTTCCCCGAACCCCCCTTTATCTTTAAAAAATGTCCTTCATGCGCCCAAACTCATTAAGAATTTAATATCGGTTCGTAAATTTACAACTGATAATTCTGTTACTGTTGAATTTGATCCTTATGGGTTTTCTGTGAAGGATTTCCGGACGGGGACGGCTCTCATGAGGTGTGATAGTTAGGGTGATCTTTATCCCCTCCTTCCATCCACTACTATACACAAGTTACAACCCCGGTCCACTCCTTGTGTATTTTTGGGATACCCACCAAACCATCGTGGCTACAAATGTTTTGATTTATCCTCGAACAAAATCATTATTTGTCGTCACGTTTTATTTGATGAGACTAAATTTCCGTTCTCCACGATCAATAATCCACATACCCACACTTATCGGTTCCTGGACGATGGACTGTCACCATACTTAGTCCATCATCTACAAACTGGCCCACCAGCTCAACCTACTTTTGCTGCCCCTGATTCGGCCCAATCTCCCCATCCCCTCCATAATGGGCCGCCTACAGATCAGCCCCATGCGGCGCCCTCCATGCAGCCTTCCTCTCCAG
This Spinacia oleracea cultivar Varoflay chromosome 6, BTI_SOV_V1, whole genome shotgun sequence DNA region includes the following protein-coding sequences:
- the LOC130463070 gene encoding ADP,ATP carrier protein 1, mitochondrial-like; its protein translation is MNQGNGIIVLFDSYRKFHRFSHPVPLPPVASNQEPISKEVLIAFHLAEGIYTVAANTTMAPIERVHLLIQNQNELIKSGFLSTPYKGMEDCFYRTLKQDGIISLWRGNSLNVYKAIATQALALSITMNCWHNVGDNKSDKYGNFKFEAAVCCATLFQYPLDYARTRLANDVEAAGRVEFSLDSAPKN